A window of Aquitalea denitrificans contains these coding sequences:
- a CDS encoding CHAD domain-containing protein, whose product MLSHRVRWTLHAEGDPSMASQAMLKLQLAPRYNAAFRRLIEASAAIAGTRTTQIREHYDTPAMALNQRGIALCLQQTAGEWQQLLLQTGPERDGLHHQRELSIAIPDPALKIEQFPHGKARRFLSKKSISSTLQPIFTVSLKHDCWVLRDEQDNLLEICLERGKLKGIGWSEQINTVNITLKQGKNAALFAFALRLADKLPVCPTLQDTVAKGCMQAAGNAGLPVGARLPALSPDMSLHQVLQLLVQEILRHLQGNVPGVLRGEEMEYVHQARVALRRLRTVLAAFAAILPPDSRHVITLDVQWLSNSLGQLRDVDVFLTETLPAIETTMYPMADFATLYAALQSHRSHCRDSVHAALCSPRYGTLLLRLLACLHTNTARSPIKLRQLAGHALSRPWKSLISLAGQWETLSQVQRHDLRKRAKRLRYTLEFFSPLLPHKAVLRTLKQLHCLQLVLGKMNDSAVALTLLARLGEDNAELASSVGLVAGWLAYEAHCKLEKQAQVIKKLSHMPTCW is encoded by the coding sequence ATGCTATCGCATCGGGTAAGATGGACTCTTCATGCGGAAGGAGACCCCTCCATGGCGTCGCAAGCTATGCTGAAGCTACAACTGGCTCCTCGTTACAACGCGGCTTTTCGTCGCTTGATCGAAGCAAGTGCTGCGATTGCTGGCACCCGGACCACACAGATCCGAGAGCATTACGACACACCAGCCATGGCGCTGAATCAGCGGGGCATTGCCCTATGCCTGCAACAGACCGCTGGCGAATGGCAACAGTTATTGTTGCAGACCGGCCCTGAGCGTGATGGCCTGCATCACCAACGTGAGCTGTCCATTGCCATACCAGACCCTGCATTGAAAATTGAGCAATTTCCCCACGGCAAAGCAAGACGCTTTCTGTCCAAGAAAAGCATTTCCTCAACACTGCAGCCCATCTTTACCGTCAGCCTGAAGCATGATTGTTGGGTTCTGCGCGATGAGCAGGACAATCTGCTGGAAATCTGTCTGGAACGGGGGAAGCTCAAGGGGATAGGCTGGTCAGAGCAGATCAATACCGTCAACATCACGCTGAAACAGGGCAAAAATGCCGCACTGTTTGCATTCGCACTCAGACTTGCCGATAAGCTGCCTGTGTGTCCAACGCTGCAGGACACGGTAGCAAAAGGCTGCATGCAGGCCGCTGGCAATGCCGGACTGCCCGTCGGTGCAAGGCTACCGGCCCTGTCACCAGACATGAGCTTGCATCAGGTACTGCAGCTACTTGTTCAAGAGATATTGCGCCACCTGCAAGGTAATGTGCCTGGTGTACTCCGCGGCGAGGAGATGGAGTATGTCCATCAGGCACGCGTGGCACTGCGTCGTCTGCGAACCGTGCTGGCTGCCTTTGCGGCCATTCTGCCGCCGGACAGCAGGCATGTGATCACGCTGGATGTGCAGTGGCTGAGTAACAGCCTGGGGCAGTTGCGGGATGTGGATGTTTTCCTGACGGAAACATTACCGGCTATCGAAACCACAATGTACCCGATGGCTGACTTTGCAACCCTGTATGCGGCATTGCAGAGTCACCGTTCACACTGCCGGGATAGTGTTCACGCAGCGTTGTGCTCACCACGCTACGGCACGCTGCTGTTGCGCCTGCTGGCCTGCCTGCACACCAATACAGCAAGGTCGCCAATCAAGCTGCGTCAGCTGGCTGGACATGCACTGAGCAGACCTTGGAAATCACTGATTAGCCTTGCCGGACAATGGGAGACGCTGAGTCAGGTGCAGCGCCATGACCTGCGCAAGCGGGCAAAGAGGCTGCGCTACACCTTGGAATTTTTTTCACCACTCTTGCCTCACAAGGCGGTGCTGCGCACACTCAAACAGTTGCACTGTTTGCAGTTGGTGCTAGGGAAAATGAACGACAGCGCAGTTGCGCTTACCTTGCTGGCTCGGCTGGGAGAGGACAATGCTGAGCTGGCAAGCTCTGTGGGGCTGGTAGCAGGCTGGCTGGCATATGAGGCCCATTGCAAGCTTGAAAAGCAGGCTCAAGTCATAAAAAAATTGAGCCACATGCCGACATGCTGGTGA
- a CDS encoding LysR family transcriptional regulator, with protein sequence MQDNQDPNTPLRMAMPLQAGTGERIELMLTFLKIVEAGSLSAAAVLLGTTQPTVSRRLQMLERSLGLRLLQRTTHTMRLTQDGEHCYERAKDLLAGWARFESELKGAREEPAGVLRVIVPHAFGQERLIGPLAHYLQQHAGMSVEWLLHDDRAIQDYIAAGIDCAIQVGEVTDPGLVALPLAEVPRIVVAAPSLLDGQPLPQDATDLAALPWLALRTFYRNEVLLTHAETGKSKRIQIRPRFSTDSLYALRSAALQGVGVGIGSRWVMSEYLAQGQLIQLAPKWQAAPLPVSLVYPYARFYPARLRRFIDLIRAEASTIFGAQRDDQGTDSSEKK encoded by the coding sequence ATGCAAGACAATCAAGACCCGAACACGCCGCTACGTATGGCCATGCCGCTGCAAGCGGGTACGGGTGAGCGCATTGAGTTGATGCTGACCTTTCTCAAAATCGTCGAGGCGGGCAGCCTGTCTGCTGCCGCTGTACTGCTGGGGACGACCCAACCCACCGTCAGCCGTCGGCTGCAAATGCTGGAGCGCTCCTTGGGTTTGCGCTTGCTCCAGCGCACCACACATACCATGCGCTTAACCCAGGACGGCGAGCACTGTTATGAACGTGCCAAGGATCTGCTGGCCGGTTGGGCTAGGTTCGAGTCAGAACTGAAAGGTGCACGAGAGGAACCCGCGGGCGTTCTGCGCGTGATCGTGCCGCATGCCTTCGGCCAGGAACGGTTGATCGGCCCGTTGGCGCACTATCTGCAGCAACACGCGGGGATGTCTGTGGAGTGGTTACTGCATGATGACCGTGCCATTCAGGATTACATCGCCGCCGGTATCGATTGTGCCATTCAGGTGGGCGAAGTGACTGACCCAGGACTGGTTGCCCTTCCACTGGCGGAAGTCCCACGTATTGTGGTGGCAGCACCTTCTCTGCTTGATGGCCAGCCCTTACCGCAAGATGCTACCGATCTGGCCGCTCTTCCCTGGCTGGCTCTGCGTACCTTTTATCGCAATGAAGTATTGTTGACACATGCCGAGACCGGCAAAAGCAAGCGTATCCAGATAAGGCCGCGCTTTAGTACTGACAGCCTCTATGCCTTGCGCAGTGCGGCATTGCAGGGTGTGGGTGTCGGTATCGGTTCTCGTTGGGTAATGAGCGAGTACCTGGCGCAAGGGCAGTTAATCCAGTTGGCTCCCAAGTGGCAAGCAGCACCACTACCGGTCAGTCTGGTCTATCCTTACGCCCGTTTTTATCCAGCCCGGCTGCGCCGTTTTATCGACCTGATTCGCGCCGAAGCATCCACGATATTTGGAGCACAGCGTGATGACCAGGGGACGGATTCCAGCGAGAAGAAGTAA
- a CDS encoding MFS transporter, which yields MESPVTTPKTVLPAIPRMVWALGFVSLCMDLSSELVHSLLPVFLASTLGASVLSIGVIEGIAEATALIVKVFSGALSDYIGKRKGLLLLGYGLAALTKPLFPLAHSVETVLAARFLDRIGKGIRGAPRDALVADVAPVEIRGACFGLRQSMDTVGAFLGPGLAIVLMLWLNDIQQVLWFAVVPAALVMVLIVVGVQEPVQEEGTKCFRSPIRREQLRRFGADYWWIVLIGAVFTLARFSEAFLILRAQQMGVGSSWVPLVMVVMSVFYTASAYPAGWLSDRISRRHLLGYGLGLLVIADLALGQATSVRAVYVGAALWGLHMGFSQGILAALVADTTPSDMKGTAFGVFNLLSGLAMLLASILAGCLWQYWGASTTFYAGAAIAGLALLLLRQRSV from the coding sequence ATGGAAAGTCCGGTCACCACACCAAAAACGGTCTTGCCTGCCATTCCCCGGATGGTATGGGCGCTGGGATTTGTCAGCCTGTGCATGGATCTGTCGTCGGAGCTGGTTCATAGCCTGCTCCCGGTTTTCCTGGCAAGCACACTGGGGGCTAGCGTACTGTCTATCGGCGTCATCGAGGGCATTGCCGAAGCCACTGCCCTGATTGTGAAAGTGTTTTCCGGCGCGCTCAGCGATTACATCGGCAAGCGCAAAGGCCTGTTGCTGCTGGGCTATGGTCTGGCCGCCCTGACCAAGCCATTGTTCCCGCTGGCCCACTCCGTGGAGACAGTGCTGGCGGCACGCTTTCTGGATCGTATCGGCAAAGGTATTCGGGGAGCCCCCCGTGATGCGCTGGTGGCGGATGTGGCTCCTGTAGAAATTCGCGGAGCTTGCTTTGGGCTGCGCCAATCCATGGATACGGTTGGTGCCTTTCTGGGGCCTGGCCTGGCCATTGTCCTGATGCTGTGGCTGAACGACATCCAGCAGGTACTCTGGTTTGCTGTCGTGCCGGCGGCACTGGTCATGGTGCTGATTGTGGTCGGAGTACAGGAACCGGTACAGGAGGAGGGTACAAAGTGCTTCCGTTCTCCCATTCGCCGTGAGCAGTTACGCAGGTTTGGTGCAGATTACTGGTGGATTGTCCTGATTGGTGCCGTGTTCACCCTGGCCCGTTTCAGCGAGGCTTTCCTGATTCTGCGTGCCCAGCAGATGGGGGTTGGCAGCAGTTGGGTGCCGCTGGTGATGGTGGTCATGTCGGTGTTTTATACGGCATCCGCCTATCCTGCGGGCTGGCTATCCGATCGCATCAGCCGTCGGCATCTGCTGGGCTACGGCCTGGGCTTGCTGGTGATCGCGGATCTGGCACTGGGTCAGGCTACGTCTGTTCGTGCCGTCTATGTAGGTGCCGCGCTGTGGGGGCTGCACATGGGGTTCAGCCAGGGCATATTGGCTGCCCTGGTGGCCGATACGACGCCCAGCGACATGAAGGGGACGGCATTTGGCGTCTTCAATCTGCTAAGTGGCCTGGCCATGCTGTTGGCAAGCATTCTCGCCGGCTGCCTGTGGCAGTATTGGGGTGCATCGACAACCTTTTATGCCGGTGCTGCCATTGCCGGGTTGGCCTTGCTGTTACTCCGGCAGCGCTCAGTCTGA
- a CDS encoding SRPBCC family protein, producing MTDKVSAPFIIERRFAAPRELVYAALTEAKHLAAWMSPPGMEMSHCTVDARVGGVFHYAMKPSGIPDAPVMWGKWTFRELTPPERIVVVVQFSDADGGVTRHPLAAEWPPYTLSTTTISDVEGGTLMHLEWRALDASETEEAVFDASHASMSQGWGGAMDALDKYLTQQQADR from the coding sequence ATGACTGACAAAGTGTCTGCACCCTTTATCATCGAGCGTCGCTTCGCTGCGCCACGCGAACTTGTGTACGCCGCGCTGACTGAAGCCAAGCATCTGGCCGCGTGGATGAGCCCTCCGGGAATGGAAATGTCCCACTGCACTGTGGATGCACGAGTTGGCGGCGTTTTTCACTACGCAATGAAACCAAGCGGTATACCGGACGCCCCAGTGATGTGGGGCAAGTGGACGTTCCGAGAGTTGACGCCGCCCGAGCGGATTGTGGTTGTCGTACAGTTCAGCGATGCCGATGGCGGAGTGACGCGGCACCCGTTGGCCGCAGAGTGGCCGCCGTATACGCTATCGACAACCACCATCAGCGATGTCGAGGGTGGCACATTAATGCATCTTGAGTGGCGAGCACTGGATGCCAGTGAAACCGAAGAAGCCGTCTTCGACGCGTCCCACGCCAGCATGTCTCAAGGCTGGGGTGGCGCAATGGACGCACTCGACAAATACCTCACGCAGCAACAAGCCGATCGCTGA
- a CDS encoding MFS transporter, giving the protein MASLYYSQPMLGVLAGDIGASGQATGLVPTLTQLGYALGILLLAPLGDRHDRRSIMLVKAALLVLALLLAGLSPSLSILLPASFLIGLSATLAQDIVPAAATLAAEEQRGKVVGTVMTGLLTGILLSRVISGLVAEQYGWRAMFFIAAATILLTGLAIRRYLPRFQPSTTLPYLSLLGSLFTLWRKHDALRRAAIAQGLLSVGFSAFWSTLAIMLHNSPFHMGSAAAGTFGLAGAAGALAAPLAGHLADRRGPEIVTRTGAALATLAFAMLSLAPLWSMSVQLVLLALGAVLFDLGVQASLIAHQAVIYRIDPAARSRLNAMLFVCMFIGMSLGSVLASLLLGSYGWSAVTALAAIASLLALVVRCLKPTGN; this is encoded by the coding sequence GTGGCTTCTCTTTATTACAGCCAGCCCATGCTGGGTGTGCTGGCTGGCGATATCGGTGCTTCGGGTCAGGCGACCGGCCTGGTACCTACCCTGACCCAACTGGGATACGCCTTGGGCATTCTCCTGCTTGCCCCCTTGGGTGATCGACATGATCGGCGCAGCATCATGCTTGTCAAAGCAGCATTGCTGGTTCTGGCCCTGCTACTTGCTGGGTTATCACCTTCGCTGTCCATACTGCTGCCCGCCTCCTTCTTGATTGGACTGAGTGCAACGCTGGCACAAGATATCGTGCCAGCTGCAGCCACACTGGCAGCAGAAGAGCAGCGCGGTAAAGTGGTTGGCACCGTAATGACCGGCTTATTGACTGGAATCCTGCTGTCACGTGTCATCAGTGGCTTGGTGGCTGAACAATATGGCTGGCGGGCCATGTTCTTCATTGCCGCAGCGACCATTCTGCTGACCGGTCTGGCTATCCGCCGCTACCTGCCACGCTTTCAGCCCAGCACGACGCTCCCTTATCTATCCTTGCTGGGCTCATTGTTCACCTTGTGGCGCAAGCATGATGCCTTGCGCCGTGCAGCAATCGCTCAGGGCTTGCTATCGGTTGGTTTCAGCGCATTCTGGTCCACGTTGGCCATCATGTTGCACAACAGTCCTTTTCATATGGGCAGTGCCGCCGCGGGAACGTTTGGCCTGGCCGGTGCAGCAGGTGCCTTGGCTGCGCCACTGGCAGGGCATCTTGCAGATCGACGAGGGCCTGAGATCGTCACGCGTACTGGTGCAGCGCTTGCCACCCTTGCCTTTGCAATGCTTAGTCTGGCCCCCTTATGGTCAATGAGTGTACAGCTTGTACTGCTAGCGCTAGGGGCGGTGCTGTTCGACCTTGGCGTGCAAGCCAGCCTGATCGCGCACCAGGCGGTGATCTACCGCATTGATCCGGCAGCGCGTAGCAGACTGAATGCCATGCTGTTTGTCTGCATGTTTATCGGCATGTCGCTAGGGTCGGTACTCGCCAGCCTGCTTTTAGGAAGTTATGGCTGGAGTGCAGTGACGGCATTGGCTGCCATCGCCTCATTGCTGGCCTTGGTCGTGAGGTGTTTGAAACCTACCGGTAACTGA
- a CDS encoding FAD-dependent oxidoreductase: MKMPLVIIGSGHAGYTLARAFRQHDTSTPVVVLTEDGGEYYSKPQLSHGFGHQTSAAQLIQNSATGMAAELKIMVRPHTRVTAIDFAAQKITAGAAQIPYSDLVLAVGAKPFVPPIEGDGAQDILTLNNLEQYRRYFDTLNRSEHVLVIGGGLVGTEIAHDIAQHKRVTLVDIGSRLLERLVPEPVSQRLHSVMDQVTLRFGTVVARIDKVAKGYSVTMVDGVKLTVDAIICTAGLKPRLDLTAGLEIQRGIVVDSYLRTSQAHVYALGDCAEIEGQILPYLQPITLSANALASTLAGKPTPVHFGPLPVAVKTPRYPIQLAGLTQGSNLDWQINEGDDGLTALAHRDNKLVGYVTTGSRNGFSLLPTLMR; encoded by the coding sequence ATGAAAATGCCTCTCGTTATTATTGGTAGCGGCCATGCCGGCTACACCCTGGCCAGGGCCTTCCGTCAACACGATACAAGCACACCGGTGGTTGTGCTTACCGAGGATGGCGGCGAGTACTACTCCAAGCCACAGTTGAGCCACGGATTCGGTCACCAGACCAGTGCCGCACAGCTGATCCAGAATAGTGCCACCGGCATGGCCGCCGAACTGAAGATCATGGTGAGGCCGCATACCCGGGTCACTGCGATTGATTTTGCAGCCCAAAAAATCACTGCGGGAGCAGCGCAAATCCCGTACAGCGACCTCGTTCTGGCAGTAGGTGCCAAGCCATTCGTGCCCCCCATTGAAGGTGACGGTGCACAAGATATCCTGACGCTGAACAATCTGGAGCAATACCGGCGCTACTTCGACACCCTCAACCGGAGTGAGCATGTACTCGTTATCGGGGGCGGCCTTGTCGGCACGGAAATCGCTCACGATATCGCACAACACAAGCGTGTCACCCTGGTAGATATCGGCAGCCGCCTGCTTGAGCGGCTGGTGCCCGAGCCTGTCAGCCAGCGCCTGCACAGTGTCATGGACCAAGTCACACTACGCTTTGGCACCGTCGTGGCGCGGATAGACAAGGTGGCAAAGGGCTACAGCGTGACAATGGTTGACGGGGTGAAACTCACGGTAGACGCCATCATCTGCACGGCGGGCCTTAAGCCGAGGCTCGATCTGACGGCGGGGCTGGAAATACAGCGCGGCATCGTCGTCGATAGCTATCTGCGTACCTCACAAGCTCATGTCTACGCCCTTGGTGATTGTGCCGAAATCGAGGGGCAGATCCTCCCCTACCTGCAGCCAATCACACTATCTGCCAATGCATTGGCCAGTACCCTGGCCGGTAAACCGACGCCCGTGCATTTTGGTCCCCTGCCGGTGGCAGTAAAGACGCCACGCTACCCCATCCAGCTGGCAGGGCTTACACAGGGCAGCAACCTGGATTGGCAGATAAACGAAGGTGATGATGGGCTGACGGCTCTCGCCCATCGTGATAACAAGCTGGTTGGCTACGTAACCACCGGCAGCCGTAACGGTTTCAGCCTGTTGCCCACCTTGATGCGCTAG